In a genomic window of Infirmifilum sp. NZ:
- a CDS encoding DNA-directed RNA polymerase subunit K — protein MSDDNKLQQKQFQVKIGPPWLTRFEKARIIGIRALQISLGAPVLIPIEDLENLDSLKIAEKELEAHVLPVIIVRWTPDGKYQEIPLKYLKLSPP, from the coding sequence ATGTCTGATGATAATAAGCTTCAACAAAAGCAGTTTCAGGTAAAGATCGGTCCACCATGGCTGACACGTTTCGAGAAAGCGCGAATTATAGGCATTAGAGCACTGCAGATCTCTCTCGGCGCGCCCGTCTTAATTCCTATAGAAGATTTGGAAAACTTAGACTCACTGAAAATTGCTGAGAAGGAGCTGGAGGCCCATGTACTACCAGTAATTATAGTAAGGTGGACCCCCGACGGCAAGTACCAGGAGATCCCTCTTAAGTACCTAAAGTTGAGTCCCCCCTAG